A portion of the Micromonospora vinacea genome contains these proteins:
- a CDS encoding bifunctional folylpolyglutamate synthase/dihydrofolate synthase, with product MTDRTDFAAVEAELNARGFTRMVFELDRIESLLDLLGSPQRAYPAIHLTGTNGKTSTARMIDSLLRAHGLHTGRYTSPHLETVRERISLDGEPVSEERFTSVYREIKPLAELVDARSDEPLTYFDMTTALAFATFADAPVDIAVVEVGLGGAEDATNVLQAGVCVITPIGLDHTEWLGDTLQDIALAKAGIIHPGATVISAAQEEEAAGPLLERCAEVGATIAREGGEFGVLGRAVAVGGQVLTLQGLGGVYDDVFIPLHGAHQAQNAAMALAAVEAFLGAGARRQLDIEAVREGFASTSSPGRLERVRNAPTILLDGAHNPHGMKATVTALQEEFAFSKLVAVIGVLADKDAEALLELLEPVVDQVVVTRNSSPRAMPTEELAALAAEIFGEERVASAEEMPDAIELAVAMAEEDVPGELSGVGVLVTGSVVTVADARRLLKR from the coding sequence GTGACCGACCGTACCGATTTCGCCGCCGTCGAAGCCGAGCTGAACGCCCGCGGTTTCACCCGCATGGTCTTCGAGCTGGACCGGATCGAGTCGCTGCTCGACCTGCTCGGCAGCCCACAGCGGGCGTACCCCGCGATCCACCTGACCGGCACCAACGGCAAGACCTCCACCGCGCGGATGATCGACTCGCTACTGCGGGCGCACGGGCTGCACACCGGCCGGTACACCAGCCCGCACCTGGAGACCGTCCGGGAGCGGATCAGCCTGGACGGGGAGCCGGTCAGCGAGGAGCGGTTCACTTCGGTGTACCGGGAGATCAAACCGTTGGCCGAGCTGGTCGACGCACGGTCGGACGAGCCGCTGACGTACTTCGACATGACCACCGCGCTGGCGTTCGCCACGTTCGCCGACGCGCCTGTCGACATCGCGGTGGTCGAGGTGGGCCTCGGCGGTGCCGAGGACGCCACGAACGTGCTCCAGGCCGGGGTCTGTGTGATCACCCCGATCGGGCTGGACCACACCGAGTGGCTCGGTGACACGCTTCAGGACATCGCGCTGGCCAAGGCCGGCATCATCCACCCGGGGGCCACAGTGATCTCGGCGGCCCAGGAGGAGGAGGCCGCTGGTCCCCTCCTCGAACGCTGCGCCGAGGTCGGGGCCACCATCGCCCGGGAGGGCGGCGAGTTCGGCGTGCTGGGTCGGGCGGTCGCGGTCGGCGGTCAGGTGCTCACCCTGCAGGGGCTGGGTGGCGTGTACGACGACGTGTTCATTCCGCTGCACGGTGCCCACCAGGCGCAGAACGCGGCAATGGCGCTCGCCGCCGTGGAGGCGTTCCTGGGCGCGGGGGCTCGACGTCAGCTGGACATCGAGGCAGTCCGGGAGGGCTTCGCCTCGACCAGTTCCCCGGGCCGACTGGAGCGGGTCCGCAACGCCCCGACGATCCTGCTGGACGGGGCGCACAACCCGCACGGCATGAAGGCCACAGTCACCGCGCTCCAGGAGGAGTTCGCGTTCAGCAAGCTGGTGGCCGTGATCGGCGTACTGGCCGACAAGGACGCGGAAGCGCTGCTGGAGCTGTTGGAGCCGGTGGTCGACCAGGTGGTGGTCACCCGCAACAGCTCGCCCCGGGCGATGCCGACGGAGGAACTGGCCGCGCTGGCCGCCGAGATCTTCGGCGAGGAGCGGGTGGCCTCGGCCGAGGAGATGCCGGACGCGATCGAGCTGGCGGTGGCGATGGCCGAGGAGGACGTCCCCGGTGAGCTGAGCGGGGTCGGGGTGCTGGTCACGGGTTCCGTGGTGACGGTCGCCGACGCGCGCCGGCTGCTGAAGCGATGA
- a CDS encoding valine--tRNA ligase has protein sequence MTERLDARRPDAPTLAGQYQPGEVEQRRYEQWVAAGHFRASADSDKPPFTIVIPPPNVTGSLHMGHAFEHTLMDALTRRKRMQGFEALWLPGMDHAGIATQNLVERQLAAEGLSRHDLGREKFVERVWQWKAESGGAILGQMRRLGDSVDWDRERFTMDEGLTRAVQTIFKKLFDDGLIYRANRIINWCPRCLTALSDIEVEHTDDDGELISIRYSDEVVVATTRAETMLGDTAVAVHPDDERYQHLIGTEVELPLTGRRIPIVADAHVDPSFGTGMVKVTPAHDPNDFEIGQRHGLPALTVMDERGVITVPGPFEGLDRFEARPAIVAALREQGRIVAEKRPYMHAVGHCSRCKTTVEPRLSLQWFVNTAPLAQAAGDAVRDGRVRIEPAELAKRYFAWVDNMHDWCISRQLWWGHRIPVWYGPAGEIVCVGPDEAPPTGEGWHQDEDVLDTWFSSGLWPFSTLGWPEQTPDLAKFYPTSVLVTGYDILFFWVARMMMFGLYAMDGRPPFDVVALHGMVRDQFGKKMSKSFGNVVDPLDWIDRYGADATRFTLARGANPGQDVPVSEEWCQGSRNFCNKLWNATRFALMNGAHTTGDLPPTEQLSTVDRWILSRLAHVTAEVDEQFESYEFAKVCDLLYHFAWDDVCDWYVELSKPVLAEGGERAEASRRVLGHVLDQLLRLLHPVIPFVTEELWLALTGGETVQAAAWPVADLSLIDNAAEAELVGVQRVVTEIRRFRSDQGLRPTQRVAARLDGLSGAGIAAHEPLIRSLVRLDPAGDDFQASATLAMPGAVGVALDTRGSIDVAAERARLTKDRAAAEKEVAQARAKLDNPAFIGKAPEPVVAKIRDRLATAEADLVRIDAALETLPS, from the coding sequence GTGACCGAGAGACTGGATGCCCGACGCCCCGACGCCCCGACCCTTGCCGGCCAGTACCAGCCCGGTGAGGTTGAGCAGCGACGGTACGAGCAGTGGGTAGCCGCCGGGCACTTCCGGGCCTCCGCCGACAGCGACAAGCCTCCCTTCACCATCGTCATCCCGCCGCCGAACGTCACCGGCTCGCTGCACATGGGCCACGCGTTCGAGCACACGCTGATGGACGCGTTGACCCGGCGTAAGCGGATGCAGGGCTTCGAGGCGCTGTGGCTGCCGGGCATGGACCACGCCGGCATCGCCACCCAGAACCTGGTCGAGCGTCAGCTCGCCGCCGAAGGGCTGTCCCGGCACGACCTCGGCCGGGAGAAGTTCGTCGAGCGGGTCTGGCAGTGGAAGGCCGAGTCCGGTGGCGCCATCCTCGGCCAGATGCGCCGCCTCGGCGACTCCGTCGACTGGGACCGCGAGCGCTTCACCATGGACGAGGGGCTGACCCGCGCCGTCCAGACGATCTTCAAGAAGCTCTTCGACGACGGGCTGATCTACCGGGCCAACCGGATCATCAACTGGTGTCCGCGCTGCCTCACGGCGCTCTCCGACATCGAGGTCGAGCACACCGACGACGACGGCGAGCTGATCTCGATCCGCTACAGCGACGAGGTCGTGGTGGCCACCACCCGGGCCGAGACGATGCTCGGCGACACCGCCGTGGCGGTGCACCCCGACGACGAGCGCTACCAGCACCTGATCGGCACCGAGGTCGAGCTGCCGCTGACCGGCCGCCGGATCCCGATCGTCGCCGACGCGCACGTCGACCCGTCCTTCGGCACCGGCATGGTCAAGGTGACGCCCGCGCACGACCCGAACGACTTCGAGATCGGCCAGCGCCACGGCCTGCCCGCGCTGACCGTGATGGACGAGCGCGGTGTGATCACCGTGCCCGGCCCGTTCGAGGGGTTGGACCGGTTCGAGGCGCGGCCCGCGATCGTGGCCGCGCTCCGGGAGCAGGGCCGGATCGTCGCCGAGAAGCGCCCGTACATGCACGCGGTCGGGCACTGCTCGCGCTGCAAGACCACCGTCGAGCCGCGGCTGTCGCTGCAATGGTTCGTCAACACCGCCCCGCTGGCCCAGGCCGCGGGGGACGCGGTGCGCGACGGCCGGGTCCGCATCGAGCCGGCCGAGCTGGCCAAGCGCTACTTCGCCTGGGTCGACAACATGCACGACTGGTGCATCTCCCGCCAGCTGTGGTGGGGGCACCGCATCCCGGTCTGGTACGGCCCGGCGGGTGAGATCGTCTGCGTCGGCCCCGACGAGGCGCCGCCGACCGGCGAGGGCTGGCACCAGGACGAAGACGTCCTGGACACCTGGTTCTCCAGCGGCCTGTGGCCGTTCTCCACACTGGGCTGGCCCGAGCAGACCCCGGACCTGGCGAAGTTCTACCCGACCAGCGTGCTGGTCACCGGGTACGACATCCTGTTCTTCTGGGTCGCCCGGATGATGATGTTCGGCCTCTACGCGATGGACGGCCGGCCGCCCTTCGACGTGGTCGCCCTGCACGGCATGGTGCGCGACCAGTTCGGCAAGAAGATGTCGAAGTCGTTCGGCAACGTGGTCGACCCACTGGACTGGATCGACAGGTACGGCGCCGACGCCACCCGGTTCACCCTGGCGCGGGGCGCGAACCCCGGCCAGGACGTCCCGGTCAGCGAGGAGTGGTGCCAGGGCTCCCGCAACTTCTGCAACAAGCTCTGGAACGCCACCCGGTTCGCCCTGATGAACGGCGCACACACCACGGGCGACCTGCCCCCCACCGAGCAGCTCTCCACCGTCGACCGGTGGATCCTGTCCCGGTTGGCGCACGTCACCGCCGAGGTCGACGAGCAGTTCGAGTCGTACGAGTTCGCCAAGGTGTGCGACCTGCTGTACCACTTCGCCTGGGACGACGTCTGCGACTGGTACGTCGAGCTGAGCAAGCCGGTGCTCGCCGAGGGCGGTGAGCGCGCGGAGGCCAGCCGTCGGGTGCTCGGGCACGTGCTCGACCAGTTGCTGCGGCTGCTGCACCCGGTCATCCCGTTCGTCACCGAAGAGTTGTGGCTCGCGCTGACCGGCGGCGAGACGGTGCAGGCCGCCGCCTGGCCGGTGGCCGACCTGTCGCTGATCGACAACGCCGCCGAGGCCGAGCTGGTCGGCGTGCAGCGGGTGGTCACCGAGATCCGCCGGTTCCGTTCCGACCAGGGGCTGCGCCCGACACAGCGGGTGGCCGCCCGGCTGGACGGCCTGTCCGGCGCGGGTATCGCCGCCCACGAGCCGCTGATCCGTTCGCTGGTCCGGCTGGACCCGGCCGGTGACGACTTCCAGGCCAGCGCCACGCTGGCCATGCCCGGCGCGGTCGGTGTCGCGTTGGACACCCGGGGGTCGATCGACGTGGCCGCCGAGCGGGCCCGGCTGACGAAGGACCGCGCGGCGGCCGAGAAGGAGGTCGCGCAGGCCCGGGCGAAGCTCGACAACCCTGCCTTCATCGGCAAGGCCCCCGAGCCGGTGGTCGCGAAGATCCGCGACCGGCTCGCCACCGCCGAGGCCGACCTGGTCCGGATCGACGCTGCTCTGGAGACACTGCCCTCGTGA